One genomic segment of Rhizorhabdus phycosphaerae includes these proteins:
- the miaA gene encoding tRNA (adenosine(37)-N6)-dimethylallyltransferase MiaA has translation MNTSNSPSKIPVALIAGPTASGKSALAVRLAELADGVVINADASQVYADLRVLSARPDEAEEARAPHRLFGYRDAATACSAADWAQDARRAIEEAASRGRLPILVGGTGLYLRTLLFGIAPVPPIDPDIRATVRALPAAEAHAALQSEDLSMAHLHPNDASRIARALEVVRSTGMSLSQWQTKLEGGIADRISVAARILLPPRQWLRDRCDRRFEAMLEQGAIEEVERLVKRKLDPALPAMRAIGVPEIAAWIDGRIDRETMVTQGQAATRQYAKRQYTWFRHQPPSAWSTVEAQLDDTLNDKIAIKLHEETLTL, from the coding sequence ATGAACACGAGCAATTCCCCATCGAAGATTCCGGTCGCGCTTATTGCGGGGCCGACGGCCAGCGGCAAGTCCGCATTGGCGGTGCGGCTTGCCGAATTGGCCGATGGCGTGGTGATCAACGCCGACGCCAGCCAGGTCTATGCCGATCTGCGCGTCCTGTCGGCCCGGCCCGACGAGGCCGAGGAGGCGCGTGCGCCACATCGGCTGTTCGGCTATCGCGACGCCGCGACCGCCTGCAGCGCGGCGGACTGGGCACAGGATGCCCGGCGCGCGATCGAGGAGGCGGCCAGCCGCGGTCGGCTGCCGATCCTGGTGGGCGGTACCGGTCTCTATCTGCGCACGCTGCTGTTCGGCATCGCCCCCGTGCCGCCGATCGACCCTGACATCCGGGCGACAGTGCGCGCCCTGCCCGCTGCCGAGGCCCATGCAGCCCTGCAGAGCGAAGACCTGTCCATGGCGCATCTTCACCCGAACGATGCCAGCCGGATCGCGCGCGCGCTGGAGGTCGTGCGATCGACGGGCATGTCGCTCTCCCAGTGGCAGACGAAGCTGGAGGGTGGGATTGCCGACCGGATCTCGGTCGCCGCGCGCATCCTTCTGCCCCCCCGACAGTGGCTACGCGACCGTTGCGATCGGCGCTTCGAAGCCATGCTGGAACAGGGGGCCATCGAAGAGGTAGAAAGGCTCGTGAAGCGGAAGCTCGATCCCGCTTTACCGGCCATGCGCGCGATCGGCGTGCCCGAGATCGCCGCCTGGATCGACGGGAGGATCGACCGCGAAACCATGGTGACTCAGGGGCAGGCAGCGACGCGCCAATATGCCAAGCGGCAATATACCTGGTTCCGTCACCAGCCGCCGTCAGCATGGTCGACGGTCGAAGCGCAACTCGATGACACCCTGAACGATAAAATAGCAATTAAATTACACGAAGAGACGTTGACACTATAG
- a CDS encoding acetolactate synthase 3 large subunit has protein sequence MTAEMTGADILLQALTDLGVEVVFGYPGGAVLPIYDALFKQKRIRHILVRHEAGAVHAAEGYARSTGKPGVVLVTSGPGATNAVTGIADALMDSIPLVILTGQVGTPLIGTDAFQECDTVGITRHCTKHNYLVKDPAKLGDVIHEAFHIATSGRPGPVVVDLPKDVQVASAAYRKPSIQALPHKGYRPQVKADTALLETAVEMLAAAERPILYTGGGIINAGPLASQVLRELARITGAPVTSTLMGLGAFPASSPQWLGMLGMHGTYEANMAMNRADLILCLGARFDDRVTGRLDAFSPHSKKIHIDIDRSSINKTVRVDLGIVGDVGRAMEDMVKLWKARQHSAQDLSGWFAQIDEWRARKCLKYPASTKEIMPQLAIRKLWEATHQRKPIITTEVGQHQMWAAQHFDFDAPNKWLTSGGLGTMGYGLPAAIGAQLGNPNALVIDIAGEASIQMNIQELGTATQYRLPVKIFILNNEYMGMVRQWQDLTYAGRYSESYSDALPDFVKLAEAYGWKGIRIEDPVDLEAGIAAMIAHDGPVMVDCRVAKLANCFPMIPSGAAHTDMILEADEVVGEMDDEAKALV, from the coding sequence ATGACTGCCGAGATGACCGGTGCCGACATATTGCTCCAGGCGTTGACCGACCTGGGCGTGGAGGTCGTATTCGGCTATCCGGGCGGCGCTGTCCTCCCCATCTATGATGCCCTCTTCAAGCAGAAGCGCATTCGCCACATTCTCGTGCGCCACGAGGCCGGCGCCGTCCACGCAGCCGAGGGCTATGCCCGCTCGACCGGCAAGCCGGGCGTGGTGCTCGTCACCTCGGGTCCGGGCGCGACCAATGCCGTGACGGGTATCGCCGACGCGTTGATGGATTCGATCCCGCTGGTGATCCTCACCGGCCAGGTCGGAACGCCGCTGATCGGGACCGACGCCTTCCAGGAATGCGACACGGTCGGCATCACGCGCCACTGCACCAAGCATAATTATCTGGTGAAGGACCCGGCCAAGCTGGGCGACGTGATCCATGAGGCCTTCCACATCGCCACATCGGGCCGACCGGGTCCTGTCGTGGTCGATCTGCCGAAGGACGTGCAGGTGGCGAGCGCAGCCTATCGCAAGCCCTCGATCCAGGCGCTGCCGCACAAGGGTTATCGCCCGCAGGTCAAGGCCGACACTGCACTGCTGGAAACCGCCGTCGAGATGCTCGCCGCAGCCGAGCGGCCGATCCTGTACACCGGCGGCGGCATCATCAATGCCGGCCCGCTCGCCAGCCAGGTGCTGCGTGAGCTCGCCCGTATAACCGGCGCGCCCGTGACATCGACGCTGATGGGGCTCGGCGCGTTTCCGGCCTCCAGCCCGCAATGGCTGGGCATGCTGGGCATGCACGGCACCTATGAAGCCAACATGGCAATGAACCGCGCCGACCTGATCCTGTGTCTTGGCGCGCGGTTCGACGACCGCGTCACGGGCCGGCTCGACGCCTTCTCGCCCCATTCCAAGAAGATCCACATCGACATCGACCGGTCGTCGATCAACAAGACCGTGCGTGTCGACCTCGGCATCGTCGGCGACGTCGGCCGCGCGATGGAGGACATGGTCAAGCTGTGGAAGGCGCGCCAGCACAGCGCCCAGGACCTGTCGGGCTGGTTCGCGCAGATCGACGAGTGGCGCGCGCGCAAGTGCCTGAAATATCCGGCCTCGACCAAGGAGATCATGCCGCAGCTGGCCATCCGCAAGCTGTGGGAGGCAACGCACCAGCGCAAGCCGATCATCACCACGGAGGTTGGTCAGCATCAGATGTGGGCTGCCCAGCATTTCGACTTCGATGCGCCGAACAAGTGGCTGACTTCGGGCGGTCTGGGTACCATGGGCTATGGCCTTCCTGCCGCGATCGGAGCGCAGCTCGGAAATCCGAATGCCCTGGTGATCGACATCGCCGGCGAGGCGTCGATCCAGATGAACATTCAGGAGCTCGGCACGGCGACGCAATATCGCCTTCCGGTGAAGATCTTCATTCTCAACAACGAATATATGGGGATGGTGCGCCAGTGGCAGGACCTGACCTATGCCGGGCGCTATTCGGAATCCTATAGCGATGCCCTGCCCGACTTCGTCAAACTGGCAGAAGCCTATGGCTGGAAGGGCATTCGCATCGAGGATCCAGTCGATCTGGAAGCAGGCATCGCGGCGATGATCGCGCATGACGGCCCGGTGATGGTCGACTGCCGCGTTGCCAAGCTCGCCAACTGCTTCCCGATGATTCCGAGCGGGGCGGCGCACACCGACATGATCCTGGAGGCCGACGAGGTGGTCGGCGAGATGGACGACGAGGCCAAGGCGCTCGTCTGA
- the ilvN gene encoding acetolactate synthase small subunit: MHIKQQETERHTLSVTVDNESGILARIAGLFSARGYNIDSLTVADVTEDEKISRITIVTTGTPEVIEQVVAQLDRMIPVHKVTDLTALGPHVERELALVKVVGTGDQRIEALRLAEVYRARVVDATISSFIFEVTGGTEKIDKFLELMREVGLVEVSRTGVAAIARGKEAL, from the coding sequence ATGCACATCAAGCAACAAGAAACCGAACGGCACACCTTGTCGGTGACCGTGGACAACGAATCCGGCATCCTCGCCCGGATCGCCGGCCTGTTCTCGGCGCGCGGCTATAATATCGACAGCCTGACGGTGGCCGACGTCACCGAGGATGAGAAAATCAGCCGCATCACCATCGTCACCACCGGCACGCCCGAGGTGATCGAGCAGGTCGTCGCCCAGCTTGACCGCATGATTCCGGTCCACAAGGTCACCGACCTGACGGCGCTCGGCCCGCATGTCGAACGCGAACTAGCCCTGGTGAAGGTCGTCGGAACGGGAGACCAGCGCATCGAAGCGCTGCGCCTGGCCGAGGTTTACCGCGCCCGCGTGGTCGACGCGACGATCTCGAGCTTCATCTTCGAGGTCACCGGCGGAACGGAGAAGATCGACAAATTCCTCGAGCTGATGCGCGAGGTCGGCCTGGTCGAGGTGTCGCGCACCGGCGTCGCGGCAATCGCCCGGGGCAAAGAGGCGCTTTAA
- the ilvC gene encoding ketol-acid reductoisomerase, translating into MRVYYDRDADIGLIKGKKVAIVGYGSQGHAHAQNLRDSGVTEVAIALRPGSATAKKAEGAGFKVLSNADAAKWADIIMVLAPDEHQAAIYNDDLRDNMKPGAALAFAHGLNVHFGLIEPRADIDVFMIAPKGPGHTVRSEYQRGGGVPCLIAIAQDASGNAHDVALSYASAIGGGRSGVIETTFKEECETDLFGEQAVLCGGLSHLIMAGFETLVEAGYAPEMAYFECLHEVKLIVDLMYEGGIANMRYSISNTAEYGDIHTGPRVITSETKAEMKRVLDDIQKGKFVKRFVLDNRAGQPELKASRKLVAEHPIEKVGAELRAMMPWIGKNKLVDKEKN; encoded by the coding sequence ATGCGCGTCTATTATGATCGTGATGCCGACATCGGCCTCATCAAGGGCAAGAAGGTTGCCATCGTCGGCTATGGCAGCCAGGGCCATGCCCATGCCCAGAACCTGCGCGATTCCGGCGTAACCGAGGTTGCAATCGCGCTGCGCCCGGGTTCGGCGACCGCCAAGAAGGCCGAAGGTGCCGGCTTCAAGGTTCTGTCGAACGCCGACGCCGCCAAGTGGGCCGACATCATCATGGTGCTGGCGCCCGACGAGCATCAGGCCGCGATCTACAATGACGATCTGCGCGATAACATGAAGCCGGGCGCAGCCCTCGCCTTCGCCCATGGCCTGAACGTCCATTTCGGCCTGATCGAACCGCGCGCCGACATCGACGTGTTCATGATCGCGCCGAAGGGCCCGGGCCACACCGTGCGCTCCGAATATCAGCGTGGCGGCGGCGTCCCCTGCCTGATCGCGATCGCGCAGGATGCGAGCGGCAACGCGCACGACGTCGCGCTGTCCTACGCCTCGGCGATCGGCGGCGGTCGTTCGGGCGTCATCGAGACGACCTTCAAGGAAGAGTGCGAGACCGACCTGTTCGGCGAGCAGGCGGTGCTCTGCGGCGGCCTCAGCCACCTGATCATGGCCGGCTTCGAGACGCTGGTCGAGGCAGGCTACGCGCCCGAAATGGCCTATTTCGAGTGCCTGCACGAGGTGAAGCTGATCGTCGATCTGATGTATGAGGGCGGCATCGCCAACATGCGCTACTCGATCTCGAACACCGCCGAATATGGTGACATCCACACCGGCCCGCGCGTCATCACCTCGGAGACCAAGGCCGAGATGAAGCGCGTCCTCGACGACATTCAGAAGGGCAAATTCGTCAAGCGCTTCGTCCTCGACAACCGCGCCGGCCAGCCCGAACTGAAGGCGAGCCGCAAGCTCGTCGCCGAGCACCCGATCGAGAAGGTCGGTGCCGAGCTGCGCGCGATGATGCCCTGGATCGGCAAGAACAAGCTCGTCGACAAAGAAAAGAACTAA
- a CDS encoding YceI family protein, with protein MKTTTLALVMGISIVAFPLSAQMPKAPPGASDVRRVTAGTYAVDPGHSQVTFTVNHLGFSTYRGMFGSLTGSMTIDPKAPTKAKVSIDIPMSGITTTVEKLDEHLKAADFFDAAKYPTAHFESTSIRVMGKTAKISGNLTIKGVTKPVVLDAVFVGAGTMMGKRTIGFDATTTIKRSDFGVSYGIPLVPDAVPLEISVAFEKPEA; from the coding sequence ATGAAGACCACCACCTTGGCCCTCGTCATGGGCATTTCGATCGTCGCTTTTCCCCTCTCTGCGCAGATGCCGAAAGCGCCTCCGGGGGCGTCCGACGTCCGCCGCGTCACTGCCGGCACCTATGCCGTCGATCCTGGCCACAGCCAGGTGACGTTTACCGTCAATCATCTGGGCTTCAGCACCTATCGCGGCATGTTCGGTTCGCTGACCGGATCGATGACGATCGATCCCAAGGCCCCCACCAAGGCGAAGGTCTCGATCGACATACCGATGTCGGGAATCACCACCACCGTCGAAAAGCTCGACGAACATCTGAAGGCCGCCGACTTCTTCGACGCGGCGAAATATCCGACCGCCCATTTCGAATCGACCTCTATCCGAGTGATGGGCAAGACCGCGAAGATCAGCGGCAATCTGACGATCAAGGGCGTGACCAAGCCGGTCGTGCTCGACGCCGTCTTCGTCGGCGCCGGCACCATGATGGGCAAGCGCACGATCGGTTTCGACGCGACCACCACGATCAAACGCAGCGATTTCGGCGTCAGCTACGGCATTCCGCTGGTGCCGGATGCGGTTCCGCTGGAGATCAGCGTCGCCTTCGAGAAGCCCGAGGCCTGA
- a CDS encoding (deoxy)nucleoside triphosphate pyrophosphohydrolase, whose translation MIDARTLFVVAAALVDGDGRVLVQQRPAGKAMAGLWEFPGGKVEFGERPEVALIRELREELGIDVEQACLAPACFASEPLGDRHLVLLLYICRKWRGMVQAIEAPAIKWVRPVELHGLDMPPADRPLIGLLEALV comes from the coding sequence ATGATCGACGCTCGCACGCTTTTCGTGGTCGCCGCGGCGCTGGTGGACGGAGACGGCCGGGTCCTTGTGCAGCAGCGGCCGGCGGGCAAGGCCATGGCCGGGCTCTGGGAGTTTCCCGGAGGCAAGGTAGAGTTCGGCGAACGCCCCGAAGTCGCGCTGATACGCGAACTGCGCGAGGAACTCGGCATCGATGTAGAACAGGCCTGTCTCGCACCTGCCTGCTTCGCGAGCGAGCCGCTGGGCGACCGGCATCTGGTCCTGCTGCTCTATATCTGTCGCAAGTGGCGCGGGATGGTCCAGGCGATCGAGGCGCCGGCGATCAAATGGGTGCGGCCGGTCGAACTGCACGGGCTGGACATGCCCCCTGCGGATCGCCCGCTGATCGGTCTGCTGGAAGCGCTGGTCTAG
- a CDS encoding Flp family type IVb pilin — protein sequence MKPPFSHRCRRNARFRALLRDEKGASAVEYGLILALVFLAVMGAVVSLGGAVQSRWNDISNQVSSV from the coding sequence ATGAAGCCTCCGTTTTCGCACCGCTGCCGTCGCAACGCCCGGTTCCGGGCCCTGTTGCGAGACGAAAAGGGTGCCAGCGCGGTCGAATATGGGTTGATCCTCGCCCTCGTATTCCTGGCCGTGATGGGTGCCGTTGTCTCGCTGGGCGGAGCGGTCCAGTCCCGCTGGAACGACATCTCCAACCAGGTTTCCTCGGTCTGA
- a CDS encoding Flp family type IVb pilin — protein sequence MKFVSKLLKNTKGATAIEYGLIAALIAVAAITAMTSLGNQLQKTFTNVSNNMKAS from the coding sequence ATGAAGTTCGTTTCCAAGCTGCTGAAGAACACCAAGGGCGCCACCGCGATCGAATATGGCCTGATCGCCGCGCTCATCGCCGTCGCCGCGATCACCGCCATGACGAGCCTAGGCAACCAGCTCCAGAAGACGTTCACCAACGTCTCCAACAACATGAAAGCAAGCTGA
- a CDS encoding M48 family metalloprotease has product MKKLLISACVGLAVPVVSVPAAAQTQSISASDRKTGAEAHPQLVQEFGGAMKGPAADYVSRVGKKIAVQSGLSNSERDFTVTLLDSPVNNAFAIPGGYVYVTRGLLALMNDEAELASVLGHEVGHVAARHSAKRQQTATITSVLAGIVGAVAGNSGVGSLIGRGAGVGADLITKGFSRTQEYQADDLGVRYLANAGYDPLASSDMLAILGNQQSLEAQLTGQKNSLPTWASTHPNSEDRVRRAASKADATGKSGRGARNRDALLDAVDGLAWGEDPAKGYTEGREFRLPTQRLAFTVPSGYSLNNGDAAVTISGSGGQATFSGAKIGQNGLDGYVGQVFASLQANMRYGEIRSGKANGIDFRYAFGTASSNAGPLDVGVFAYRPDNGGVAYHFVTMARSGQGIGPFQPLVESMRRLSAAEAAAAKGYRVKVVRVKAGDTPETLARQMAFTDAQLERFLVLNALDRGARLQAGDRVKIIVRS; this is encoded by the coding sequence ATGAAAAAATTACTGATCTCGGCCTGTGTCGGTCTGGCCGTTCCTGTCGTTTCCGTCCCCGCCGCAGCGCAGACCCAGTCGATCTCGGCGAGCGACCGGAAGACGGGCGCAGAGGCGCATCCGCAGCTCGTCCAGGAATTCGGCGGCGCGATGAAGGGCCCGGCAGCGGACTATGTCTCGCGCGTCGGAAAGAAGATCGCGGTGCAGTCCGGCCTGTCCAATTCCGAACGCGACTTCACCGTCACACTGCTCGATTCGCCGGTGAACAACGCCTTCGCCATTCCGGGCGGCTATGTCTATGTCACGCGCGGCCTGCTCGCGCTGATGAACGACGAGGCGGAACTGGCATCCGTGCTGGGTCATGAGGTCGGCCACGTCGCCGCCCGCCACTCGGCCAAACGTCAGCAGACGGCGACCATCACGTCGGTGCTGGCCGGCATCGTTGGCGCGGTGGCAGGGAATTCCGGTGTCGGTAGCCTCATCGGTCGCGGGGCCGGCGTCGGCGCCGACCTGATCACCAAGGGATTTTCGCGGACCCAGGAATATCAGGCCGACGATCTCGGCGTGCGCTATCTCGCCAACGCGGGCTACGATCCGCTGGCCTCGTCCGACATGCTCGCCATCCTGGGCAATCAGCAGTCGCTCGAGGCGCAGCTCACCGGGCAGAAGAACAGCTTGCCGACCTGGGCAAGCACGCACCCCAATTCGGAGGATCGCGTTCGTCGTGCGGCGTCAAAGGCCGATGCGACGGGCAAGTCCGGCCGCGGCGCGCGCAACCGCGACGCCCTGCTCGACGCAGTGGATGGGCTTGCCTGGGGCGAGGACCCCGCCAAGGGCTATACCGAGGGGCGCGAGTTCCGGCTGCCGACCCAGCGGCTCGCTTTCACCGTGCCCAGCGGATACAGCCTGAACAACGGAGATGCTGCGGTCACCATTTCGGGGTCGGGCGGTCAGGCGACCTTCTCGGGCGCGAAGATCGGCCAGAATGGCCTCGACGGCTATGTCGGCCAGGTTTTCGCAAGCCTTCAGGCCAATATGCGCTACGGCGAGATACGGTCCGGCAAGGCCAATGGCATCGATTTCCGCTATGCCTTTGGCACAGCCAGCAGCAATGCGGGTCCGCTCGATGTCGGCGTTTTCGCCTATCGGCCGGACAATGGCGGCGTAGCCTATCATTTCGTGACCATGGCGCGGTCGGGGCAGGGCATCGGTCCCTTTCAGCCGCTGGTCGAAAGCATGCGCCGCTTGTCGGCTGCCGAGGCAGCCGCCGCCAAGGGCTACCGGGTGAAGGTGGTTCGCGTGAAGGCGGGCGACACGCCAGAGACGCTCGCCCGACAGATGGCCTTTACCGATGCGCAACTGGAGCGCTTTCTGGTCCTCAATGCGCTCGACCGGGGAGCCCGGCTGCAGGCGGGGGATCGAGTGAAGATCATCGTGCGGAGCTAA
- a CDS encoding acetyl-CoA carboxylase carboxyltransferase subunit alpha has product MVAYLEFEKPIAELEARISELRSTADAGSLDIDSEVAKLAAKSEKLLRDTYAKLSPWQKTQVARHAERPHFKHYVAGFVSDFVPLAGDRAFADDQAIIGGLGRIGDRKVMVIGHEKGDDTASRIRHNFGMAKPEGYRKAIRLMELADRFGLPVVSLVDTSGAFPGVQAEERGQAEAIARSTEACLALGVPMVAAIVGEGGSGGAIAVAAANRVLMFEHAVYSVISPEGCASILWRTGDKAADAAEAMKMTAADLQKLGVVDRIVPEPVGGAHRDPAAAIAALGDAIGEELDKMAGKKPATLRAARRDKFLAIG; this is encoded by the coding sequence ATGGTAGCCTATCTCGAATTCGAAAAGCCGATCGCCGAGCTTGAGGCGCGGATATCGGAACTCCGCTCGACCGCCGATGCGGGGTCGCTCGACATCGACAGCGAGGTCGCGAAGCTTGCGGCCAAGTCCGAAAAGCTGTTGCGCGACACTTATGCGAAGCTCTCGCCCTGGCAGAAGACGCAGGTCGCCCGTCATGCCGAGCGGCCGCATTTCAAACATTATGTCGCGGGCTTCGTCAGCGATTTCGTGCCTTTGGCCGGCGATCGCGCCTTCGCCGACGATCAGGCGATCATCGGGGGGCTCGGCCGCATCGGCGACCGCAAGGTCATGGTGATCGGCCATGAGAAGGGCGACGACACGGCGTCGCGCATCCGCCACAATTTCGGCATGGCCAAGCCCGAGGGCTATCGCAAGGCTATCCGGCTGATGGAACTGGCCGACCGCTTCGGCCTGCCGGTCGTTTCGCTGGTCGACACATCGGGTGCGTTCCCCGGCGTGCAGGCGGAAGAGCGCGGGCAGGCGGAGGCGATCGCCCGCTCGACCGAGGCCTGTCTGGCGCTGGGCGTGCCGATGGTCGCTGCGATCGTGGGTGAGGGCGGTTCGGGCGGCGCGATCGCCGTTGCCGCCGCCAATCGCGTGCTGATGTTCGAACATGCCGTCTATTCGGTGATTTCGCCGGAAGGTTGCGCCTCGATCCTGTGGCGCACCGGGGACAAGGCCGCCGACGCGGCCGAAGCGATGAAGATGACGGCCGCCGACCTGCAGAAGCTCGGCGTCGTGGACCGGATCGTGCCCGAACCGGTCGGCGGCGCACATCGTGATCCCGCCGCTGCCATTGCTGCGCTGGGCGACGCGATCGGCGAGGAGCTCGACAAGATGGCGGGCAAGAAGCCGGCGACGCTGCGCGCGGCCCGCCGGGACAAGTTTCTCGCCATCGGCTGA
- a CDS encoding Hsp20 family protein: protein MRTLDFAPLLRSSIGFENLNRLVDFARGDSDSYPPYNIEKTGDGAYRIQMALAGFTREEIDVTVQDNMLIIIGRAAEATEEGQREFLHRGIAKRAFERRFQLADTIKVTGAGYENGLLNVDLVREIPEHKKPRRIAIDGVEPTAVIDAKAA, encoded by the coding sequence ATGCGTACTCTTGATTTCGCTCCCCTTCTCCGTTCTTCGATCGGCTTCGAGAATCTGAACCGGCTGGTCGATTTCGCGCGCGGCGACAGCGACAGCTACCCGCCCTATAATATCGAGAAGACCGGTGACGGCGCCTACCGCATCCAGATGGCGCTTGCCGGCTTCACGCGCGAGGAGATCGACGTGACCGTGCAGGACAATATGCTGATCATCATCGGCCGCGCGGCCGAGGCGACCGAGGAAGGCCAGCGCGAGTTCCTGCACCGCGGAATCGCCAAGCGCGCGTTCGAGCGTCGCTTCCAGCTCGCCGACACGATCAAGGTCACCGGCGCAGGCTATGAGAACGGTCTGCTCAACGTCGACCTCGTGCGCGAGATTCCCGAGCATAAGAAGCCGCGGCGCATAGCCATCGACGGCGTCGAACCGACCGCCGTGATCGACGCCAAGGCCGCCTGA
- a CDS encoding F0F1 ATP synthase subunit delta, with protein sequence MENSGGIQASLSGRYATALFDLARDEKAIDAVSASLQTLKGALADSDDFRRLTTSPLVTRAEALKAVAATAAALGIDPLTTKFLGVLAQNRRLGQIGQVIRAFNNLAAAHRGEITAEVTSARALTATQVKALKAKLKTQLARDVAVDLTVDPSILGGLIVKVGSRQIDGSIRSKLNSLAIAMKG encoded by the coding sequence GTGGAGAATTCCGGCGGTATTCAGGCTAGCCTCAGCGGACGTTATGCGACTGCGCTGTTCGATCTGGCGCGTGACGAGAAGGCGATAGATGCGGTTTCCGCGAGCCTTCAAACGCTGAAGGGCGCTCTCGCCGATTCGGATGATTTCCGTCGGCTGACCACCAGCCCGCTCGTGACCCGTGCGGAAGCCCTCAAGGCTGTCGCGGCGACGGCGGCAGCTTTGGGGATCGATCCCCTGACGACGAAGTTCCTGGGCGTGCTGGCGCAGAACCGCCGCCTCGGACAGATCGGCCAGGTCATTCGCGCCTTCAACAATCTCGCGGCTGCCCATCGCGGCGAAATCACCGCGGAGGTCACCTCGGCCCGCGCGCTGACCGCGACCCAGGTCAAGGCGCTCAAGGCCAAGCTCAAGACCCAGCTCGCCCGCGACGTCGCGGTCGACCTCACCGTTGACCCGTCGATTCTCGGCGGCCTGATCGTCAAGGTCGGCTCGCGCCAGATCGACGGTTCGATCCGCTCCAAACTGAACTCCCTCGCGATTGCGATGAAAGGCTGA